Proteins encoded by one window of Bacteroidota bacterium:
- a CDS encoding WG repeat-containing protein, with the protein MNIKAKYIVFLILLFFLNSCSIILRNAYNELEQYNYTTAKKRFEKVEKYNPVVSGYGLCMLYSSINPYHQIDSAHKNYLIIDSIYSSYKTEKKLKIYKKYGIDSSLLSLMKIEIDRIAFEEVLLNKTTESLNNYIKTYSTAEEITKAKELRNVLAFEQAKTKNSISAYTNFLKLYPKAKQKEKAISKLNHFVFNTYLNKNTVSAYEYFINNYPNSPFLKQAQDSLYKHSLKHETIKSLEKFIKLYPKNKNINKAWKKLYLLSTKELSVKSFTEFIQKYPDYPEINKVKWELILSEMRLIPFSTNNKWGFINLKGQEIIKAQYDFVKEFSEGLAIVVKNEKIGFIKKNGTQQIACVYNDATKFEKGYSIVRENEKYGIINKFGKIELPMIYDDIECFSNGLSIIQKDEKYGFLNANLKIEIAIEYEGLNNFKSGRARAKKNGKYGFINRQGKTIIPFKYDYAEDFLDSVSIVKKGNFFGIIDVFDTVHLPIKYDFISSFHDSLAVVVKDKKFGYADKYGQIIIPLKYNYLPQSRFTFNFKNGFAIIEKYGKYGLINKKGEIILSFKYDKMLAPSEGFIVAKKSKWGILDTKGKQLVPFTYEKIEAFSNALAKFLKNEKVGFIDTHGDVIIENVYDNATSFKNGYSIVSLYGKKGLLHFNNTQLLAIEFDEIAFIDEDILLLTKNNLKAYWYLKTKNYIWKEKGF; encoded by the coding sequence ATGAATATCAAAGCCAAATATATTGTTTTTCTGATTCTATTGTTTTTTTTAAATTCATGTTCAATTATTTTGAGAAACGCATACAACGAACTTGAACAATATAATTATACTACAGCAAAAAAACGTTTTGAAAAAGTTGAAAAATATAATCCCGTAGTTTCAGGCTATGGCTTGTGTATGCTTTATTCATCAATAAATCCTTACCACCAAATTGATTCGGCTCACAAAAATTATTTAATAATTGACAGCATTTATTCAAGCTACAAAACTGAAAAGAAACTAAAGATTTATAAAAAATACGGAATTGATTCATCACTTTTAAGTTTAATGAAAATAGAAATTGACCGTATTGCATTTGAAGAAGTTCTGTTAAACAAAACCACTGAAAGCCTTAACAATTACATAAAAACATACAGCACAGCAGAAGAAATTACAAAAGCTAAGGAACTAAGAAATGTACTTGCATTTGAACAAGCGAAAACCAAAAATAGCATTAGTGCATACACGAATTTTCTTAAATTATATCCAAAAGCAAAACAAAAAGAGAAAGCAATTTCAAAATTAAATCACTTTGTTTTTAATACATACCTCAATAAAAATACTGTTTCTGCTTATGAATATTTTATAAATAATTACCCTAACAGTCCGTTTTTAAAACAAGCACAGGACTCACTTTACAAACATTCTTTAAAGCATGAAACAATAAAATCACTTGAAAAATTCATAAAATTATATCCTAAAAACAAGAACATAAATAAAGCATGGAAAAAACTTTATTTGTTGTCAACAAAAGAGCTTTCAGTAAAATCCTTTACTGAATTCATCCAAAAGTATCCTGATTATCCTGAAATAAACAAAGTAAAATGGGAACTTATTCTTTCAGAAATGAGGCTTATACCTTTCTCCACAAATAATAAATGGGGATTTATAAATTTAAAAGGTCAGGAAATAATAAAAGCTCAATATGACTTTGTTAAAGAATTTTCGGAAGGACTTGCAATTGTTGTAAAAAATGAAAAAATAGGTTTTATCAAAAAAAACGGCACACAACAAATAGCTTGTGTTTACAATGATGCAACAAAATTTGAAAAGGGCTATTCTATTGTTAGAGAAAACGAAAAATACGGAATAATTAATAAATTTGGTAAAATTGAATTACCGATGATTTATGATGATATTGAATGCTTTTCAAATGGCTTATCAATAATTCAGAAAGATGAAAAATATGGGTTTTTAAACGCAAATCTCAAGATTGAAATTGCTATTGAATATGAGGGACTTAATAATTTTAAATCTGGAAGAGCAAGAGCAAAGAAAAATGGGAAATACGGCTTTATAAATCGTCAAGGGAAAACAATAATTCCATTTAAATACGATTATGCTGAGGATTTTTTAGATTCGGTTTCTATTGTAAAAAAAGGTAATTTTTTTGGAATAATTGATGTTTTTGATACTGTTCATTTACCAATTAAATACGATTTTATATCTTCATTTCACGATAGCCTTGCAGTTGTTGTAAAAGATAAAAAATTCGGTTATGCCGACAAATACGGACAAATTATAATTCCTCTAAAATATAATTATTTACCTCAAAGCAGATTTACATTCAATTTCAAAAATGGCTTTGCAATAATTGAAAAATATGGAAAATATGGATTGATAAATAAAAAAGGAGAAATAATTTTATCATTCAAATACGATAAAATGTTAGCTCCTTCAGAGGGATTTATTGTTGCCAAAAAAAGTAAATGGGGAATTCTTGATACTAAAGGAAAACAACTTGTTCCCTTTACTTATGAAAAAATAGAAGCATTTTCAAACGCTTTGGCAAAGTTCCTAAAAAATGAAAAAGTAGGTTTTATTGACACTCACGGAGATGTGATTATAGAAAATGTTTATGATAATGCCACCTCTTTTAAAAACGGATATTCAATCGTTAGCCTTTATGGAAAAAAAGGATTATTGCATTTTAATAACACACAATTATTAGCAATTGAATTTGATGAAATTGCATTTATTGATGAAGATATTTTGCTTTTAACAAAAAATAATTTAAAGGCTTATTGGTACCTTAAAACAAAGAATTACATTTGGAAAGAAAAGGGATTTTAA
- the mnmH gene encoding tRNA 2-selenouridine(34) synthase MnmH — protein sequence MSKQLEIKEFLTLKETLALIDVRTPKEFEQAHIGGAYNIPLFSNDERAIVGKIYKKEGKEKAVFTGLNIVGKRLTQYIRKVQDITNSKEILLYCWRGGMRSSSLAWLLETIDFKSYTLKGGYQSYRRFLHNSLAKKSKIVILGGMTGSGKTEILIELQKLQEQVIDLENLANHKGSAFGSIGENKQPSTEQFENYIFEEWNKFDLSKPIWIEDESHLVGKDFISEELWKQMRIANVIKIEVPDEQRIKRLVKNYTVEDKEALINSIEKIRRKLGGQNAKIAITEVENNNFDKAVSIILEYYDKAYLYGLSKRKDENIHSIKLESENPKINAKKVKEYLDNKFE from the coding sequence ATGTCCAAACAACTTGAAATAAAAGAATTTTTAACGTTAAAGGAAACATTAGCCCTAATAGATGTTCGCACACCAAAAGAATTTGAACAAGCACACATAGGGGGAGCTTACAATATTCCATTATTTAGCAATGATGAAAGAGCCATCGTAGGGAAGATTTACAAAAAAGAAGGTAAAGAAAAAGCCGTATTTACAGGCTTAAATATTGTTGGCAAAAGACTTACTCAATACATCAGAAAAGTACAGGATATTACAAACTCCAAAGAAATATTGCTGTATTGCTGGCGTGGTGGAATGCGTAGCTCAAGCCTTGCATGGCTATTAGAAACAATTGATTTTAAATCATATACTTTAAAAGGCGGTTATCAATCATACAGACGATTTTTGCATAATTCACTTGCAAAAAAATCAAAGATTGTTATTCTTGGAGGTATGACAGGCTCGGGAAAAACAGAAATTTTAATTGAATTACAAAAATTGCAAGAACAAGTAATTGACCTTGAAAATTTGGCAAATCACAAAGGCTCGGCTTTTGGTTCAATTGGTGAAAACAAACAGCCAAGTACTGAGCAATTTGAAAATTATATTTTTGAAGAATGGAATAAATTTGACTTATCCAAGCCAATTTGGATTGAAGACGAAAGCCATCTTGTAGGCAAAGATTTCATTTCTGAAGAACTTTGGAAGCAAATGAGAATTGCCAATGTTATAAAAATTGAAGTTCCTGATGAACAACGAATAAAAAGACTGGTAAAAAATTATACGGTTGAGGATAAAGAAGCACTAATAAATTCAATTGAAAAAATTAGGAGAAAACTTGGTGGACAAAATGCTAAAATTGCTATTACTGAAGTTGAAAACAATAATTTTGATAAAGCTGTTTCGATAATATTAGAGTATTATGACAAAGCTTATCTTTACGGACTTTCAAAAAGAAAAGATGAAAATATTCATTCCATAAAATTAGAGTCGGAAAACCCTAAAATCAATGCTAAAAAAGTAAAAGAATATTTAGACAATAAATTTGAATAA